GTTCAGGTTTCATCTCATGATATAGataaactattaaaaataattttgataaataagatACAACAATGTGAATAGGCGGTAATCTTTTTCTTCAGGAAAGATATCTCAAGATCACGATGGCTTGATCCATTAGGAATGGCTGAGGTCGTGGAGAGGAAGGGTGGATTGTGGACAACTACTGGGATAGTTCGTAATGGCAAGATATATTGCTTCATCGAAGAGATTTTGTAGGTGATGGAAATTCTCTCTTTGTTATCTCATGTAGTTGAAGAGTTAAATACTACTGACTTTGAGTACATGCATAATTTGAGAATAAGCCATGAGAAAATAAGAACGGTTACTTTCAGCATATTTGGTCAGAAGTCAAATTTCAGATCTGTTTTTCTTAACAAGACCTCAAAAAGAGGTATTATTTCTCTTGTTTttctggttgcaaaaggagaaCATTGTATAGTTCAGTTAAGAAATTGGCAGACTTTTCTGATGATTGTTTTCTCATCGATGATTCTGAGGGCTGATTTTGGTATAGATTTCTGATACTCCTAGTGATAGTCTCGTTACCCCTCTGATGGTTATGCTTGGGAACTTTGGTTACATACTTGTCTACTGCTTCGACACGTTTAAATTAGTCTGATTAGAGAAGCAGTGTAAAACCAAATGGATAAGTTATATGAAGAGATAGATAACAAGTATAGAAAGGTAAGTTTTTCCATCTGACACATATAAGTATAGAAAGGTAAGTTTTTCCATCTGACACATCTATTGTATTAGGAACCAATGTGAAACATATATGTATCATTTGAGATTTATCTTCTGCAATTTCCAGTgttcaaaaaattatactaattttttCATGTAGATATCTTGCCGAAATTGGGGCTCTACGTCTCCTGAGTAAAGATGACACGCCCCTTTCTCTGGAACATGTATACAACAAGGTTGGAGAAGGAAAAAGTGGATGTTCCTTGGAATATTATGAAGCATATAAGCACTTGAAATCTCTTGGTTATATAGTTAGACGTCATGGTATTCCTTGGTCAGTAAGAAGGTCAAAAGTAAATTGTTTTGTTAACCAAGACACGCCGGAGCCTGCACAAAGTGGAGATGAAGAATCAAGAAACAGTGTTCTCATCTCTGAAATGATTAATAATATGCAGATTGGTGGATTGAGACTGGCCTTTGACGTTTACCCTCCTAATAGCAGATTCAGAAAGTCTGCTCCTGGTGATCCCTGTTTTGTACTTTGTCTTGCTAGGTATGATACCCTTGTTAATGTGTTCATTATATTAAGGTGCCTACTTAAAATTTCTGAATGGCCTCCTAGTATTATTTAGCTGATCATAGGAACTTGAAATAACTAGCTAAGCAATTCTATGGACTGTTTAAGAGTAAGATGGATTGTTGGATTGGATGgtattctggaaaaaaaaaagaagtttctttaatattttccaCTTTATCCCTCGCTCTTGCCCCATCTGATTTCCTCAAATCTTTTATCCGACTTCGTTGATCTACATTACCTATCAAAGTAGCTCTATTTTATGAGTGATGTATTTTCTTGTGCAGTGAGTATCCACCTTCCAAAGAAGAAATTGAAGATCTTGAGAGACATTCTCATGGTATTCCATTGAAATTCTGTCTTGTTGAGCATGGACGTTTGAACTTTTTTTCATTCAACAAAGTTGAGCTCCCTATCCTTCCATGATCCTTTAGAGCAACAGATACAAATCTTGGCATGTCCTGTGAAGAGCTATGGtacaattatgaatttttagtttgTGGCTTGATGCTTAATCGTTGTGTAATCACgatacattattaatgaaaCAGCAGATTCGTCTTCTTTGCCTTCAGCGCTAACGTACGTGCTGGGGAAATTTGCTTAAAACTGATCCATCTGTTAAGATGAGGTATGCCAGTATTTTACTCTTTGCCAGAGCCCAGAAACACTTTAATTTCACAACTTTATTAGTTTTCTATCCACCTCGTCAACTTCTAAAAGTTGTACTGTTATAAGTGAAGTACCAATTGATTGGTGTTTGCatggtgaattttttttccatgtGACATTATTGTGTGAGGCTCCTTTTTGTGAGACAAAAAATTGGACCCACGGAAAAGACATCTTTCTGTAGGGCATAGTTATGCAGGTATCCAGTGAAATAATCGAGATACATGCAAATTGACTAGTCGTTACCATCATTAGAAAATAAATGGGTCATAGCTGTGTAGGGCAAAAACCAGATAGATTGATGTTAATTTACACATGAATCTAAGATAAGACCTCTAATGTAAACAAGTCCATGATCATTAAATGGCGATGACAATCAACATGGGTTGTGGTGCATTGGTAAAATTGTTTCACCCTTAATCAAATGTCTCAAGTTCGAGTCTTGAGTATGGAGAAAATTATGTT
The sequence above is a segment of the Solanum lycopersicum chromosome 10, SLM_r2.1 genome. Coding sequences within it:
- the LOC101248925 gene encoding probable tRNA-splicing endonuclease subunit sen54, with protein sequence MEADKWASFSEETSDSEGYGEDPDDDDHCCAYASTDIPKLQFRKDISRSRWLDPLGMAEVVERKGGLWTTTGIVRNGKIYCFIEEILYLAEIGALRLLSKDDTPLSLEHVYNKVGEGKSGCSLEYYEAYKHLKSLGYIVRRHGIPWSVRRSKVNCFVNQDTPEPAQSGDEESRNSVLISEMINNMQIGGLRLAFDVYPPNSRFRKSAPGDPCFVLCLASEYPPSKEEIEDLERHSHGIPLKFCLVEHGRLNFFSFNKVELPILP